The Nothobranchius furzeri strain GRZ-AD chromosome 8, NfurGRZ-RIMD1, whole genome shotgun sequence genome includes a region encoding these proteins:
- the mpnd gene encoding MPN domain-containing protein isoform X1 has product MEPPNSPQVEDGGEEDEEELSGGEEADYRTSSGRGSLLTRRGITLRVLLKDGLVEPGDGVLAIHYLGKNFVGDLLNDGKIRWVETGQIFNSPSAWATHCKRLVNPAKKSGCGWASVRYRGQKLAQYKTTWLHKYQPSADMSMVSEEDDDEDEEEGKTAVQTDEKNKNNKTGLNGLLFFRVCSFLVSDFSKVHLYFVTDVMVSRRTDRERIPVRYCTLGTRDATRDPHTLVELSAFSAINRFQPFNVAISSNVLLLMDFHCHLTTSEVVGYLGGRWDTNTQLLTVLRAFPCRTRLADRESASAVEEEICQNLFMRGLSLVGWYHSHPRGPALPSLQDIDSQMDHQLRLQGSNNGFQPCLGIICGPYYHGNQGVASTITPFWVVPPPEQRPSDYGIPVAVEVTYVQDNFLTSDVLNEMMLLVEYYRAAPDLVQFNQYWCPDTTMMDKIKGSLSCHAPKDQAYSQILEHVYSQLSVMH; this is encoded by the exons ATGG AACCACCCAACTCCCCACAGGTGGAGGATGGAggtgaggaggatgaggaggagctgAGTGGCGGTGAGGAGGCAGACTACAGGACCAGTTCAGGACGGGGCTCCCTGCTGACACGGAGAGGCATCACCCTGAGAGTGCTGCTGAAGGATGGCCTGGTGGAGCCGGGGGATGGTGTGCTGGCCATCCACTACCTG GGCAAGAACTTTGTAGGAGACCTGTTGAATGATGGGAAAATCAGATGGGTGGAGACGGGCCAGATATTTAACTCTCCAAGCGCCTGGGCGACACACTGTAAACGCCTGGTTAATCCAGCCAAGAAGTCTGGCTGTGGCTGGGCGTCTGTGCGCTACCGTGGTCAAAAGCTGGCCCAGTACAAAACCACCTGGCTGCACAAGTATCAGCCCAGTGCAGACATG AGCATGGTGAGTGAAGAagacgatgatgaagatgaagaggaaGGAAAGACAGCTGTGCAGACGGAtgagaagaacaagaacaacaaaACTGGATTAAATGGTCTCCTCTTTTTCCGAGTCTGTTCTTTTCTCGTCTCAGACTTTTCTAAAGTTCATCTTTACTTTGTTACAGACGTGATGGTTTCACGTCGAACCGACAGAGAGAGGATCCCTGTCAGATATTGCACCTTGGGCACCAGAGATGCTACCAg AGACCCACACACACTAGTGGAGCTGTCAGCGTTCTCGGCCATCAACCGATTCCAGCCATTCAACGTAGCCATCTCCAGTAATGTTCTGCTGCTAATG GACTTCCATTGTCACCTGACCACCAGTGAGGTGGTGGGATACCTCGGAGGACGCTGGGATACCAACACACAAT TGCTCACAGTCCTGAGGGCGTTCCCCTGTCGAACCAGGCTGGCAGACCGAGAATCGGCGTCTGCTGTTGAAGAGGAG ATTTGTCAGAACCTGTTCATGCGTGGGCTGTCGTTGGTGGGCTGGTACCACAGTCACCCGCGGGGTCCAGCCCTGCCGTCGCTGCAGGACATCGACTCACAGATGGATCATCAGCTGAGGCTGCAGGGTTCAAACAACGGCTTCCAGCCCTGCCTGGGTATCATCTGTG GTCCATATTACCATGGAAACCAAGGTGTGGCCTCTACAATAACTCCGTTCTGGGTCGTACCACCTCCTGAG CAACGGCCCAGTGACTACGGAATTCCAGTGGCTGTGGAGGTCACCTACGTGCAGGACAACTTTCTTACCAGTGATGTCCTTAATGAAATG ATGCTGCTGGTTGAATACTACAGAGCAGCTCCAGACCTCGTCCAGTTCAACCAGTACTGGTGTCCTGATACCACCATGATGGACAAGATAAAG GGCTCCCTGAGTTGCCACGCCCCCAAAGACCAGGCCTACTCCCAGATCTTGGAGCATGTCTATAGTCAGCTGAGTGTTATGCACTGA
- the mpnd gene encoding MPN domain-containing protein isoform X2: MEPPNSPQVEDGGEEDEEELSGGEEADYRTSSGRGSLLTRRGITLRVLLKDGLVEPGDGVLAIHYLGKNFVGDLLNDGKIRWVETGQIFNSPSAWATHCKRLVNPAKKSGCGWASVRYRGQKLAQYKTTWLHKYQPSADMSMVSEEDDDEDEEEGKTAVQTDEKNKNNKTGLNDVMVSRRTDRERIPVRYCTLGTRDATRDPHTLVELSAFSAINRFQPFNVAISSNVLLLMDFHCHLTTSEVVGYLGGRWDTNTQLLTVLRAFPCRTRLADRESASAVEEEICQNLFMRGLSLVGWYHSHPRGPALPSLQDIDSQMDHQLRLQGSNNGFQPCLGIICGPYYHGNQGVASTITPFWVVPPPEQRPSDYGIPVAVEVTYVQDNFLTSDVLNEMMLLVEYYRAAPDLVQFNQYWCPDTTMMDKIKGSLSCHAPKDQAYSQILEHVYSQLSVMH; encoded by the exons ATGG AACCACCCAACTCCCCACAGGTGGAGGATGGAggtgaggaggatgaggaggagctgAGTGGCGGTGAGGAGGCAGACTACAGGACCAGTTCAGGACGGGGCTCCCTGCTGACACGGAGAGGCATCACCCTGAGAGTGCTGCTGAAGGATGGCCTGGTGGAGCCGGGGGATGGTGTGCTGGCCATCCACTACCTG GGCAAGAACTTTGTAGGAGACCTGTTGAATGATGGGAAAATCAGATGGGTGGAGACGGGCCAGATATTTAACTCTCCAAGCGCCTGGGCGACACACTGTAAACGCCTGGTTAATCCAGCCAAGAAGTCTGGCTGTGGCTGGGCGTCTGTGCGCTACCGTGGTCAAAAGCTGGCCCAGTACAAAACCACCTGGCTGCACAAGTATCAGCCCAGTGCAGACATG AGCATGGTGAGTGAAGAagacgatgatgaagatgaagaggaaGGAAAGACAGCTGTGCAGACGGAtgagaagaacaagaacaacaaaACTGGATTAAATG ACGTGATGGTTTCACGTCGAACCGACAGAGAGAGGATCCCTGTCAGATATTGCACCTTGGGCACCAGAGATGCTACCAg AGACCCACACACACTAGTGGAGCTGTCAGCGTTCTCGGCCATCAACCGATTCCAGCCATTCAACGTAGCCATCTCCAGTAATGTTCTGCTGCTAATG GACTTCCATTGTCACCTGACCACCAGTGAGGTGGTGGGATACCTCGGAGGACGCTGGGATACCAACACACAAT TGCTCACAGTCCTGAGGGCGTTCCCCTGTCGAACCAGGCTGGCAGACCGAGAATCGGCGTCTGCTGTTGAAGAGGAG ATTTGTCAGAACCTGTTCATGCGTGGGCTGTCGTTGGTGGGCTGGTACCACAGTCACCCGCGGGGTCCAGCCCTGCCGTCGCTGCAGGACATCGACTCACAGATGGATCATCAGCTGAGGCTGCAGGGTTCAAACAACGGCTTCCAGCCCTGCCTGGGTATCATCTGTG GTCCATATTACCATGGAAACCAAGGTGTGGCCTCTACAATAACTCCGTTCTGGGTCGTACCACCTCCTGAG CAACGGCCCAGTGACTACGGAATTCCAGTGGCTGTGGAGGTCACCTACGTGCAGGACAACTTTCTTACCAGTGATGTCCTTAATGAAATG ATGCTGCTGGTTGAATACTACAGAGCAGCTCCAGACCTCGTCCAGTTCAACCAGTACTGGTGTCCTGATACCACCATGATGGACAAGATAAAG GGCTCCCTGAGTTGCCACGCCCCCAAAGACCAGGCCTACTCCCAGATCTTGGAGCATGTCTATAGTCAGCTGAGTGTTATGCACTGA